One Fusarium falciforme chromosome 1, complete sequence genomic window carries:
- a CDS encoding Fe2OG dioxygenase domain-containing protein — protein sequence MPHRDFTSLPILDLSLSENALLTSLRVALTDVGFLYVSNHGVPQSVIDNLIHVLPKLFALPEHAKRAIALEKSPHFLGYSAAGTETTAGRCDQREQVELATELTRAPEGSPLYDGLRGPNQWPSDLPELRPVVERYIEELTKLGERFLRLVAKALDLPEEIFFSYLSDQHRLKLVHYPASDGQNTQGVGPHKDSSGWWTFLLQASPEVKGLQVLNKAGDWIEAPAIPGTFVVNIGQAFEVVTNGVCKATTHRVLSSSSKRFSVPFFQGVRRSLTRDEALNSLAEHFSKFGAGGESGEGQSIDAPFVTGKYDTWGETQLRTKIRSHRENGRKFYADVYDKYVTDS from the exons ATGCCTCATCGCGACTTCACCTCGCTCCCAATCCTCGACCTCTCCCTAAGCGAAAATGCCCTCCTGACAAGCCTCCGCGTCGCCCTGACCGACGTCGGCTTCCTCTACGTGTCCAACCACGGAGTGCCCCAATCCGTCATTGACAATCTCATACACGTCCTCCCCAAACTGTTTGCCCTCCCGGAGCACGCTAAACGAGCAATCGCACTTGAGAAATCGCCTCATTTCCTCGGTTACAGCGCCGCTGGGACCGAGACAACGGCCGGCAGATGCGATCAGCGGGAGCAGGTTGAGCTGGCTACTGAGCTCACCAGAGCTCCAGAGGGTTCGCCTTTGTACGACGGATTGCGTGGTCCGAACCAA TGGCCGTCCGATTTGCCAGAGCTACGACCAGTGGTAGAGCGCTACATTGAGGAATTGACCAAGCTAGGCGAGAGGTTCTTACGGCTAGTCGCAAAAGCCCTTGATCTCCCAGAGGAGATATTCTTCTCCTATCTGTCAGATCAACATCGCCTCAAACTTGTCCACTACCCAGCTTCCGACGGACAAAACACCCAAGGCGTCGGCCCCCACAAAGACTCATCTGGATGGTGGACATTCCTCCTCCAAGCATCCCCAGAAGTCAAAGGCCTGCAAGTCCTCAACAAAGCCGGCGACTGGATCGAAGCGCCCGCAATCCCAGGAACATTCGTAGTAAACATCGGCCAAGCATTTGAAGTCGTAACAAACGGCGTCTGCAAAGCGACAACGCACCGCGTCCTCTCAAGTTCCAGCAAGCGCTTCAGCGTCCCCTTTTTCCAAGGCGTGCGACGCAGTCTCACGAGAGACGAGGCGTTGAACTCGCTGGCGGAGCATTTCTCGAAGTTTGGAGCTGGTGGTGAGTCGGGAGAGGGTCAGTCCATTGACGCGCCGTTTGTCACGGGCAAGTATGATACTTGGGGTGAGACGCAGCTGAGGACCAAGATACGAAGTCATCGCGAGAATGGGCGCAAGTTCTATGCCGATGTTTACGACAAGTATGTTACTGACTCGTAG
- a CDS encoding AB hydrolase-1 domain-containing protein — translation MALELPRRESFAARSGNSYSYVHIHPTSRDTTLLLLHGFPSTLNDWIHQIRHFSSEGYGILAPDLLGYGSSSKPTDVHQYRLQVMGDELIELLDHLNLQKAVGIGHDFGATLLSRLAAYHPDRWTSLVFLAVGPPKLGTPFDVDMINKMTKEFLGFEMLGYIPWIADSATPSTLEKHAEAAMSLIFCRDRQAWDEWFHPLGKMKQFVTEDRRLPIGPWYTDDLQKEHLKAFGVPDGYKGASRWYRMWMDNLFAPDEKGFDDFQISQPALFVVPQEPEQSMLQQQQMLASWTPNLQTVKLDAGHWIHLERPDETNAAIQKFLEAE, via the coding sequence ATGGCTCTCGAATTACCCCGACGCGAATCATTCGCCGCTCGCAGCGGCAATTCCTACTCTTACGTCCACATCCATCCAACATCTCGAGACACCACGCTCCTCTTACTCCATGGTTTCCCATCCACTCTCAATGACTGGATTCATCAGATTCGCCATTTCTCATCAGAAGGATACGGAATCTTGGCTCCCGACTTGCTTGGATACGGCTCCAGCAGCAAACCCACTGATGTCCATCAATACCGTCTTCAAGTGATGGGAGACGAGCTGATTGAGCTGCTCGACCACCTGAACCTGCAAAAAGCGGTCGGCATCGGCCATGACTTTGGCGCCACGCTCTTATCACGCCTAGCAGCGTATCATCCAGATCGCTGGACGTCCCTCGTCTTTCTCGCCGTCGGACCTCCAAAACTAGGGACGCCGTTTGACGTCGACATGATCAACAAGATGACCAAGGAATTCCTAGGATTTGAAATGCTTGGATATATCCCATGGATAGCCGACTCAGCCACACCTTCAACCTTGGAAAAGCATGCTGAAGCAGCAATGAGCCTCATCTTCTGTCGCGACCGACAGGCATGGGATGAGTGGTTCCATCCTCTCGGTAAGATGAAGCAATTCGTCACCGAAGACCGAAGACTCCCAATCGGACCATGGTACACAGACGATCTCCAAAAAGAGCATCTAAAAGCGTTTGGAGTGCCGGATGGATACAAGGGCGCATCGAGGTGGTATCGCATGTGGATGGACAATCTCTTCGCACCAGACGAGAAAGGCTTTGACGACTTCCAAATCTCCCAGCCTGCGCTTTTTGTAGTTCCTCAAGAGCCTGAGCAATCCAtgctccagcagcaacagatGCTCGCATCGTGGACCCCCAATCTTCAGACTGTTAAGTTGGATGCTGGACACTGGATACACCTGGAACGACCAGACGAGACCAACGCAGCCATCCAAAAGTTCCTGGAGGCAGAGTAG
- a CDS encoding Fungal-trans domain-containing protein — MEDTPLLRRLNGRPQACDPCRARKVACDHDQPTCSRCRKRKETCIYTVTEPRTAKRQRLRPPSSSSTTPSPSAPGYLGFTSHNAVFEETRNSLSLVHGPAVEVEAGVRRAPRVRACLIEMPFPLKEMCLIVLRNLPKPNDDVLAHRLHCRADDWIITCVRRTIEALHECWGEHLSSRDDLRLEEMGLAICNNTARPVHDEHIGGAEWMDQFSGSNIRWESLGLIWTYWDGSPGSNPQNIVSCLGYCIELTRHFTAGNDVLLYLCYRRATIESLITGDAGLLCWRYHADTISLMTFLGLHARFDNPNYFPTLSTENKRRVAARIFTIDKVMVSFTGRPPLLGRRYFSTPLPLDLSDGELLADQETLTRAVQALDEHGWNRNGELLSATLTRARVQIAVIKDEMLEIALENTSKVSINSLLEVKARAERTVDQFPQSLIYRTEDLSDPDADIEIIYARILVRLEHLQNLFFAERLLLRLGRVDDSRLLVISFEMVTLTLVFWTHQDRFAGVRRDFEWLLMAYAAPGGGILCLELLRPTFHGTHPDCPKLSRSAIIQKLSLLIGFLDWVRPPAPNADLCADCKAVIQGVLDHNLNAPIAGGGALETLDWEFPMQLDFNFDLLDTFDWLRAE, encoded by the exons ATGGAGGATACGCCCTTGCTTCGTCGTCTTAATGGACGCCCTCAAGCCTGCGACCCTTGTCGCGCACGCAAAGTTGCGTGCGATCACGACCAGCCCACCTGCTCGCGGTGCAGGAAGAGGAAAGAAACATGCATCTACACCGTCACCGAGCCAAGGACAGCCAAGAGGCAGCGGCTCCGGCctccctcgagctcctctacAACACCGTCGCCGTCTGCGCCTGGGTATCTCGGCTTCACCAGTCACAATGCTGTGTTTGAGGAGACGCGTAATAGCCTGAGTCTTGTCCATGGACCGgctgttgaggttgaggctggGGTTAGGAGGGCGCCGAGGGTGAGGGCTTGCTTGATTGAGATGCCGTTTCCTTTGAAGGAGATGTGTCTCATTGTTCTCAGAAACCTCCCGAAGCCAAATGATGATGTCCTGGCTCATCGGCTGCATTGCCGGGCTGATGACTGGATCATTACTTGTGTGAGGAGGACCATCGAGGCGCTTCACGAGTGCTGGGGCGAACATCTCAGCAGTCGAGATGACCTGCGGCTCGAAGAGATGGGTCTCGCCATCTGCAACAACACGGCCCGGCCTGTTCATGATGAGCACATTGGCGGCGCGGAGTGGATGGATCAGTTCTCGGGTTCGAATATTCGTTGGGAATCACTCGGGTTGATCTGGACATACTGGGACGGGTCTCCTGGGTCGAATCCGCAGAATATTGTGTCGTGTTTGGGGTATTGCATCGAACTTACGAGGCATTTTACCGCAGGTAATGATGTGCTGCTTTATCTTTGTTACCGGAGAGCAACGATCGAATCTTTGATCACAGGAGATGCGG GTCTGCTGTGTTGGCGATATCACGCAGATACCATCTCGTTGATGACGTTTCTGGGACTTCATGCAAGATTTGACAATCCGAATTACTTCCCGACGCTGAGCACAGAGAATAAACGCCGGGTAGCTGCCCGCATCTTTACAATCGACAAGGTCATGGTTTCATTCACAGGACGTCCACCCCTCCTCGGCCGTCGCTACTTTTCGACTCCTCTCCCCTTGGATCTAAGCGATGGCGAGTTGCTAGCTGATCAGGAAACTTTGACACGTGCGGTGCAGGCGTTGGATGAGCATGGGTGGAATAGGAATGGCGAGTTGCTCTCTGCTACTCTCACACGGGCTCGTGTGCAGATTGCCGTTATCAAGGATGAGATGCTGGAGATTGCACTTGAGAATACCTCCAAGGTGTCTATCAACAGTCTTCT CGAGGTGAAAGCCCGAGCTGAGAGAACTGTAGACCAGTTCCCCCAATCCCTCATCTACCGCACCGAGGACTTGAGTGATCCTGATGCCGATATAGAGATCATCTACGCGAGAATTCTTGTTCGGCTGGAGCATCTTCAGAATCTCTTCTTTGCGGAACGATTGCTGCTGCGTCTTGGACGTGTGGATGATAGCCGGTTGCTTGTCATCAGCTTCGAGATGGTGACACTCACGCTTGTGTTTTGGACGCATCAGGATCGGTTTGCTGGAGTTAGACGGGACTTTGAATGGCTG TTGATGGCCTATGCTGCCCCCGGAGGAGGCATCCTctgcctcgagctcctccgccCGACATTCCATGGCACACATCCAGATTGTCCCAAATTGAGCCGGTCAGCGATAATACAGAAACTCAGCCTTCTCATCGGGTTCCTCGACTGGGTCCGACCTCCGGCTCCCAACGCTGATCTCTGCGCCGACTGCAAGGCCGTCATCCAGGGTGTTCTGGATCATAATCTCAATGCTCCCATCGCGGGTGGAGGAGCTCTGGAAACGCTTGATTGGGAGTTTCCGATGCAGCTTGACTTCAACTTTGATCTGCTCGACACTTTCGATTGGCTACGAGCTGAGTAG
- a CDS encoding PKS-ER domain-containing protein, which yields MRAVRIQSSKGQEPYSASNPAPSSALVLERDVPVPELKPGQVLVRVHATTVTRDELTWPESYHHELRIPGYDFSGVVEKIYEEGRFKPGDEVYAMVSTKRGSTWAEYAMAEEDELALKPKNLSWAESVTVPLSALTAWQALFVQAGVPEPDFDAAAKISTGRTLLVTGSSGAVGSYIVQLAVYAGLQVVAASSSTERNDEFLRSLGAHEVVEYDELSIVKRSFDIVIDTVGGKPLAQAWDLVTDAGSLISVDSSSFNFAKTPPAGKEHVKAVFFIVEPSGQQLGKLAKALEMGYVRPFLAEAFSLAEAREAYERASGRMDKRGKVVLKL from the coding sequence ATGCGAGCCGTGAGGATCCAGTCTTCTAAGGGTCAAGAGCCCTACTCTGCGAGCAACCCGGCGCCTTCATCTGCGCTGGTGCTTGAACGAGATGTTCCCGTTCCCGAGTTGAAGCCTGGGCAGGTCCTCGTTCGCGTCCATGCTACGACCGTGACTCGCGACGAGTTGACTTGGCCTGAGTCATACCATCATGAGCTTCGGATTCCCGGGTACGATTTCTCCGGTGTTGTTGAGAAGATTTATGAGGAGGGGAGGTTTAAGCCTGGGGATGAAGTGTATGCTATGGTTAGCACCAAGAGAGGGTCGACCTGGGCTGAGTATGCGAtggcagaggaggatgagttgGCTTTGAAGCCGAAAAACTTGTCTTGGGCTGAAAGCGTCACGGTTCCTCTTAGTGCGTTGACGGCGTGGCAGGCTTTGTTTGTCCAAGCGGGCGTGCCGGAGCCAGACTTTGACGCGGCTGCAAAGATATCGACTGGCCGGACTCTACTCGTGACGGGATCGTCGGGCGCAGTTGGCTCGTACATTGTGCAGCTTGCCGTCTATGCTGGCCTACAAGTCGTCGCCGCGTCGAGTTCTACGGAGCGAAACGACGAGTTTCTTCGATCGCTGGGAGCCCACGAAGTTGTCGAGTATGACGAATTGAGCATCGTCAAGCGCTCCTTTGACATTGTCATCGACACCGTCGGCGGGAAACCACTGGCTCAAGCATGGGATCTTGTGACGGATGCTGGGAGTCTCATCTCGGTGGACTCGAGCAGCTTTAATTTTGCCAAGACGCCACCGGCTGGAAAGGAGCATGTCAAGGCTGTGTTTTTCATCGTTGAGCCTTCTGGACAGCAGCTGGGAAAGCTTGCAAAGGCGTTGGAGATGGGGTACGTGCGACCTTTTTTGGCAGAGGCTTTTTCTCTTGCCGAAGCGAGGGAGGCGTACGAGAGGGCGAGTGGGAGGATGGACAAGAGGGGAaaggtggtgttgaagttgtgA
- a CDS encoding Putative transporter MCH1, with amino-acid sequence MPPPASDDVARPRDSDQISTRSSSYASDTESDDGRGHRTRMRKAKQAIRLISFISANICALCSGSIVVFSLYAPLLQSRLHYTQFQVNAVAIAGSLALYLPISIVGYICDRVGLAPLALTGGVLFGGGYGIAAAVYRKLDLQYHGHGGPRPDGDWSLPLMMFAFVCIGIATCALYMAAVSSCAKNFGKGRYRGLALATPITCFGLSPMWLSQAGSRLFTETRPDGSKGDLDVFRFFLFLAVLLFVMGIMGTFTLRVVDEEDLIDEAIEELEQSGLLDGSSLLGRASSYGGVSAQGDDLENSSLLDPTKDDKKWKKNWVLNAETRQFLADRTMWPFALAFLLMVGPGEAFINNLGTIIGTLTPPMSEGLGHHTSAATHVSIFGVTNTLARIFIGTLTDLLAPSPQTQHVQVRHARSAVSDRFAISRVAFMAFFAAVLSFGLLVLASGFVQNHSERFWLVSGMVGAGYGAIFSLTPLIVTIIWGVENFATNFGIIGMLPALGSTFWGLVYSAVYQDGANHPGDEPGDGEGDLFCYGQRCYAGTYWAETITVWIGIGLLLWAWKGRQGWVQRGIVI; translated from the coding sequence atgcctcctccagcttcgGACGACGTCGCGCGTCCCCGCGATAGCGACCAGATATCGACGCGCAGCTCTAGTTATGCCTCTGACACGGAATCGGATGACGGGCGCGGCCATCGGACACGGATGCGCAAGGCGAAGCAGGCTATTCGCTTGATTTCCTTCATCTCGGCCAACATTTGCGCTCTCTGCAGCGGTTCCATCGTCGTATTTTCGCTGTATGCGCCGCTCTTGCAGTCGCGACTGCACTACACCCAGTTCCAGGTCAATGCTGTCGCCATCGCCGGTTCCCTCGCCCTTTACCTCCCCATCTCGATCGTCGGATACATATGCGACCGCGTCGGCCTCGCGCCTCTGGCCCTCACGGGAGGAGTCCTCTTTGGCGGGGGATACGGCATCGCTGCGGCCGTGTATAGGAAGCTGGATCTTCAGTACCACGGCCATGGTGGGCCTCGGCCGGATGGGGACTGGTCGCTCCCCCTCATGATGTTTGCCTTTGTCTGCATCGGCATCGCGACCTGTGCGCTGTACATGGCCGCTGTGTCGTCCTGCGCAAAGAACTTTGGAAAGGGTCGATACAGAGGTTTGGCGCTCGCCACGCCCATTACTTGCTTTGGGTTGAGTCCCATGTGGCTGAGTCAAGCGGGGAGCCGTCTGTTCACCGAAACGCGACCAGATGGCTCCAAGGGAGACTTGGACGTGTTCCGGttcttccttttcctcgCGGTTCTGCTGTTTGTTATGGGCATCATGGGGACGTTCACGCTGCGGGtggtggacgaggaggacctcATCGATGAGGCTatcgaggagctggagcagaGCGGTCTTCTTGACGGGAGCTCGCTGCTAGGCAGGGCCAGCAGCTACGGCGGTGTGAGCGCGCAGGGCGATGATCTAGAGAACTCGTCGCTGCTAGATCCGACCAAGGACGACAAGAAGTGGAAGAAGAACTGGGTTCTCAATGCCGAGACGCGACAGTTTCTCGCTGATAGGACGATGTGGCCATTTGCTTTGGCGTTCCTGTTGATGGTAGGTCCGGGCGAGGCCTTCATCAACAATCTAGGTACCATCATCGGCACTCTGACGCCACCAATGTCGGAAGGGCTTGGACATCACACGTCGGCGGCCACTCATGTTTCCATCTTTGGTGTTACAAACACTCTTGCGAGGATTTTCATCGGCACCTTGACGGATCTGTTGGCGCCTTCGCCTCAGACTCAGCATGTTCAGGTCAGACACGCTCGTTCGGCTGTCAGCGATCGCTTCGCCATATCCCGCGTTGCATTCATGGCATTCTTTGCCGCTGTCTTGTCGTTTGGTCTCCTCGTTCTGGCGTCAGGTTTCGTTCAGAATCACTCTGAGCGTTTCTGGCTCGTCTCGGGAATGGTTGGTGCTGGCTACGGCGCCATCTTCAGTCTCACGCCCTTGATTGTCACCATCATCTGGGGTGTCGAGAACTTTGCCACCAACTTTGGCATAATCGGCATGTTGCCTGCCCTTGGCTCGACTTTCTGGGGCCTCGTGTACTCGGCCGTGTACCAGGATGGTGCCAACCATCCTGGGGATGAGCCCGGTGATGGGGAGGGTGATCTCTTCTGCTACGGACAGCGATGTTATGCTGGAACGTACTGGGCAGAGACTATTACAGTCTGGATTGGTATTGGACTTCTTCTCTGGGCGTGGAAAGGAAGACAGGGATGGGTACAGCGTGGTATTGTGATTTAG